Proteins from one Streptomyces sp. NBC_00289 genomic window:
- a CDS encoding glycoside hydrolase family 95-like protein produces the protein MPGDWKDGPFLGNGLLGVQVYRGATANSVKVMVSHSQVQDQRPQWRAPYGFSRLPIGHFDLTLAGEVTDVDWTLDLWDAELRGTVTTTRGSVRFSMLVHNARTALLISTRPSAGEETAGWSFTWLPAISPREKDKPADYTGNPDPRTGSAGATHYVEQPLIAGGGWTTAWRERRVGTGRLLAAKIVYRFPEDLSRTTELAVADVARTLSADPDELVREHRAWWHRFYRRSLVSVPDKRIQNFYWIQLYKAACATRAGGPSMSEWGPWYPETGGSWSAVWWNLNVQIATWLIQGSDHPELDSVTSTFKNFEQYLPLSVPPEYQDGDTYALAHPSDWMLRPGAKTVGIPGTSTKTDNNGNLIWAMHNVWLSYRHTMDVRIVRDVLYPILVKAVNFYDHFLYEGSDGKLHLPLTRSPEWADATDCTYDLSLIRWGCATLLDCLRVLRTTHPRAGRWSEILQRLVDYPRDATGVNIGAAKPLTESHRHFSHMLWLFPLHELTWDRPSDRDIMRTTFDHWVKDRGLWAGYSYAAASSMASLMERPEEALDFLTFFTDGNVIKNAWMTANTMYVEGGNLAVESPLTAAQSVLDMTVQSHGGAVRVFPSVSQRWPDLSVQGLRTQGAFLVDADRAGGRTRWVRVRSEAGAPLVLHHGIDGAVDVRDEHGRRLRYRQTGPDRIQIPLGRQETAVVVPRGTRPDLSPRDVPAVGDTKPWGLPD, from the coding sequence ATGCCCGGCGACTGGAAGGACGGCCCCTTCCTGGGCAACGGTCTGCTCGGAGTTCAGGTCTACCGAGGTGCGACGGCCAACTCCGTGAAGGTCATGGTCAGCCACAGCCAGGTGCAGGACCAGCGACCCCAGTGGCGCGCACCGTACGGATTCTCCCGGCTGCCCATAGGGCACTTCGACCTCACCCTCGCCGGCGAAGTGACCGATGTCGACTGGACCCTGGACCTCTGGGACGCCGAGCTGCGCGGCACCGTCACCACCACCCGGGGCAGCGTCCGCTTCTCGATGCTGGTGCACAACGCCCGTACCGCGCTGCTGATCTCCACCCGGCCCAGTGCCGGTGAGGAGACCGCGGGCTGGTCGTTCACCTGGCTGCCCGCCATTTCGCCGCGTGAGAAGGACAAGCCCGCGGACTACACGGGCAACCCCGACCCCCGCACCGGCTCCGCCGGCGCCACCCACTACGTCGAGCAGCCGCTGATCGCCGGCGGCGGGTGGACCACCGCCTGGCGCGAACGGCGCGTCGGCACCGGCAGGCTTCTGGCCGCGAAGATCGTCTACCGCTTCCCCGAAGACCTCTCGCGCACCACCGAGTTGGCCGTGGCCGACGTCGCCCGCACGCTCTCCGCGGACCCGGACGAGCTGGTACGCGAACACCGCGCCTGGTGGCACCGCTTCTACCGGCGCAGCCTGGTGTCGGTACCGGACAAGCGCATCCAGAACTTCTACTGGATCCAGCTCTACAAGGCCGCCTGCGCCACCCGGGCCGGCGGGCCCTCGATGTCCGAGTGGGGGCCGTGGTACCCGGAGACCGGCGGCAGCTGGAGCGCCGTCTGGTGGAACCTCAACGTCCAGATCGCCACATGGCTGATCCAGGGCTCCGATCACCCCGAACTCGACTCCGTCACCTCCACCTTCAAGAACTTCGAGCAGTACCTGCCGCTCTCCGTCCCGCCGGAGTACCAGGACGGCGACACCTACGCCCTGGCCCACCCCTCGGACTGGATGCTGCGCCCAGGCGCCAAGACGGTCGGCATCCCCGGCACCTCCACCAAGACCGACAACAACGGCAACCTCATCTGGGCCATGCACAACGTCTGGCTCAGCTACCGCCACACCATGGACGTGCGGATCGTGCGCGACGTCCTCTACCCAATCCTCGTCAAGGCGGTGAACTTCTACGACCACTTCCTGTACGAAGGCAGCGACGGAAAGCTGCACCTGCCCCTCACGCGGTCGCCGGAGTGGGCGGACGCCACCGACTGCACCTACGACCTCTCCTTGATCCGCTGGGGCTGCGCCACCCTCCTGGACTGCCTGCGCGTTCTGCGTACGACCCATCCGCGTGCCGGGCGCTGGAGCGAGATCCTCCAACGCCTGGTGGACTATCCGCGTGACGCGACCGGCGTCAACATCGGCGCCGCGAAGCCGCTCACCGAGTCGCACCGGCACTTCTCGCACATGCTCTGGCTCTTCCCGCTGCACGAACTGACCTGGGACCGGCCGTCCGACCGCGACATCATGCGGACGACCTTCGACCACTGGGTCAAGGACCGCGGCCTGTGGGCCGGTTACAGCTACGCCGCCGCGTCCTCCATGGCCTCCCTGATGGAACGGCCGGAGGAGGCACTCGACTTCCTGACCTTCTTCACCGACGGCAACGTCATCAAGAACGCGTGGATGACCGCGAACACCATGTACGTGGAGGGCGGGAACCTGGCCGTCGAGAGCCCGCTCACGGCGGCTCAGTCGGTCCTCGACATGACCGTGCAGAGCCACGGCGGGGCCGTGAGGGTCTTCCCCTCCGTATCACAGCGCTGGCCGGACCTCTCGGTCCAAGGGCTGCGTACTCAGGGCGCGTTCCTCGTCGACGCGGACCGAGCCGGCGGCCGGACCCGATGGGTGCGCGTCCGCAGCGAGGCCGGCGCCCCGCTCGTGCTGCACCACGGCATCGACGGCGCCGTCGACGTCCGGGACGAGCACGGACGGCGCCTGCGGTACCGGCAGACAGGACCCGACCGTATCCAGATCCCGCTCGGCCGGCAGGAAACGGCCGTCGTCGTTCCACGCGGCACCCGTCCGGACCTGAGCCCGCGTGACGTGCCGGCCGTCGGAGACACGAAGCCGTGGGGACTGCCGGACTGA
- a CDS encoding MOSC domain-containing protein has translation MATLTAVNVGMPKDVPWRGRTVHTGVYKQTVQGPRTVRRLNVDGDGQGDLGGHGGEQRAVLVYQKESYQFWAGRLGRDDLRPGQFGENFTVEGLPDDEVCIGDRYRIGGATFEVTQPRVTCYRVGLRMGEPRMAALLVAHHRPGFYLRVIEEGEVEAGQEIVKVSSGPEAMTVEEIDRVLYLPGHTREQVERALRIPALSPGWQTSMRALLAQADAGTAAGSGSAGLTAAATAPPPAWQGFRPLTVTRVQPESHSVFSLSLAAVDGSPLPAGRPGQFLTVKVVTEEGALPLIRSYSLSGEPDTGTYRISVKVEPRGAVGNHLRAHLRTGDTLECAAPRGTFRLSDGDNPVVLLSAGVGVTPVLAMLHALARAESTRQVWWLHGARDGTEHPFAQECRELLGHLPNARSIVFYSKPAPGDRQGVDYEEVGRLSAERVLGLGLPTDADAYLCGPDAFMGSVTAALIEAGLTAPRVHSETFGSGASLTPGVEGRADAPAPHRPAGPAGTGPEVSFARSGLTVFWDDAQESLLELAEACDVPVQWSCRTGVCHTCELALLSGSVAYAPDPVEPPADGNVLICCSKPTAGVVLDL, from the coding sequence ATGGCTACGTTGACCGCCGTGAACGTCGGTATGCCCAAGGACGTTCCGTGGCGCGGCAGGACCGTGCACACCGGTGTCTACAAGCAAACGGTGCAGGGGCCGCGGACGGTGCGGCGGCTGAACGTCGACGGGGACGGGCAGGGGGATCTGGGCGGCCACGGCGGGGAACAGCGCGCGGTACTGGTGTATCAGAAGGAGTCCTACCAGTTCTGGGCCGGGCGGTTGGGCCGCGACGACCTGAGGCCCGGGCAGTTCGGGGAGAACTTCACCGTCGAGGGCCTGCCCGACGACGAGGTGTGCATCGGTGACCGCTACCGCATCGGGGGCGCCACCTTCGAGGTCACCCAACCACGCGTGACCTGCTATCGGGTCGGCCTGCGCATGGGTGAGCCGCGGATGGCGGCACTGTTGGTGGCTCATCACCGGCCCGGCTTCTATCTGCGGGTGATCGAAGAGGGAGAGGTCGAGGCCGGGCAGGAGATCGTCAAGGTGTCGTCCGGCCCGGAGGCGATGACCGTCGAGGAGATCGACCGGGTGCTCTACCTGCCCGGGCACACCCGTGAGCAGGTCGAACGGGCGTTGCGGATCCCCGCTCTCAGCCCGGGCTGGCAGACCTCCATGCGGGCCCTGCTGGCTCAGGCCGACGCTGGTACGGCCGCGGGATCGGGCAGCGCGGGACTGACCGCGGCGGCCACCGCCCCGCCGCCCGCCTGGCAGGGCTTCCGGCCGCTGACCGTCACGCGCGTCCAGCCCGAGAGCCACAGTGTGTTCTCCCTGTCACTGGCCGCTGTGGACGGCTCCCCCCTGCCGGCCGGACGGCCCGGGCAGTTCCTCACCGTCAAGGTCGTCACCGAAGAAGGTGCGCTTCCGCTGATCCGCAGCTACTCGCTGTCCGGAGAACCGGACACCGGCACCTACCGCATCAGCGTGAAAGTCGAACCGCGCGGCGCGGTCGGCAACCATCTGCGCGCCCACCTGCGCACCGGCGACACGCTGGAATGCGCGGCGCCGCGCGGCACGTTCCGTCTGTCCGACGGCGACAACCCGGTGGTGCTGCTGTCGGCCGGTGTCGGCGTCACGCCCGTCCTGGCCATGCTCCACGCGCTCGCACGCGCGGAATCCACCCGCCAGGTGTGGTGGCTGCACGGCGCCCGCGACGGGACGGAGCACCCGTTCGCCCAGGAGTGCCGCGAACTGCTCGGACATCTGCCGAACGCCAGGTCGATCGTCTTCTACAGCAAGCCGGCCCCGGGCGACCGCCAGGGTGTCGACTATGAGGAGGTCGGCCGTCTGTCGGCCGAACGCGTTCTCGGCCTCGGGCTGCCCACCGACGCCGACGCCTATCTGTGCGGGCCCGACGCGTTCATGGGCAGCGTCACCGCTGCCCTGATCGAGGCGGGGCTGACGGCGCCGCGGGTGCACAGCGAGACGTTCGGCTCGGGCGCCTCCCTGACTCCGGGGGTGGAGGGCCGGGCGGACGCGCCCGCGCCCCACCGGCCCGCCGGACCCGCCGGCACCGGACCTGAGGTGTCCTTCGCCCGTAGCGGCCTGACCGTCTTCTGGGACGACGCCCAGGAGTCCCTGCTCGAACTCGCCGAGGCCTGCGACGTGCCCGTCCAGTGGTCGTGCCGTACGGGCGTCTGTCACACCTGCGAACTCGCCCTCCTGTCCGGCTCCGTCGCCTACGCCCCTGACCCCGTCGAACCCCCCGCCGACGGCAACGTCCTCATCTGCTGCTCCAAGCCCACGGCCGGCGTCGTCCTGGACCTGTGA